The DNA segment CCATGGAGTACCGCGTGGGGCGGCTCAACTTCGAGGTGCGCGACGGCCGGGTGGCCCGCGCCTGGAAGGGCTGAGCGGCCCCGTCCCGGCCGCGGACGGCGCGAAGGCCCCGCTCCCAGGGAGGGAGCGGGGCCTTCGCCGTGTGCGTACCGGGGTGTGCCGCCCGGTCCTCAGCCGCCCGTCAGGGGGCGGGCCGGGGAGGTGCCGCGCGGCGCCCGGTCGGCGCCGGGCGGGCGACGGGGGCCCGCCGGGGTGACCGGGCTGCGCTCCGAACGGGCCGTGTGCGGGCCGGGCGCCAGATGGGCCAGGCCCCGGGAGGCGCGGGTCGAGGAGACCGGCTCGCGGGCCGGCGCGGACTGCTCGGCCGCGGCGGCGCGCGGCCCGGTGAGCACCACCGGGGCGACGGGGACGGCCGGTTCGGGCACCAGCCGGCTGCGCCGGGCGCGCCAGCGGTCGCGCAGGTCGAACAGCCACATCTCGGTGCGGGCGATCAGCTGCTCGAACCAGGGCAGGGCGAGCAGGATCAGCAGACCGGCGGCCCAGCCGAGGAGCACGTCGCTCAGCCAGTGCGTACCGAGGTAGACGGTGGTGAGCCCGACACCGAGCGAGGTGATCGCGGAGACGGCCGAGAGCCAGCGGCGGGCGCGAGGGGTGGAGGCCAGGTAGGCCAGGATGCCCCAGGTGACCACCGCGTTGGCCGTGTGGCCGCTGGGAAATATATCGCCCCCCCTGACCATCTCGTTCGAGCCGATCACGGTCGCGTAGTGCGGACCGAGCCGCCCCATGCCGTACTTGGCGGCGCCGACCGTGATGTTCAGCAGCAGCAGCGAGGTGGCGAGGGTGAGCAGCGGGCGGAGCGTGTGCTGCCGCCAGGAGCGCCAGCCCAGCCAGGCCGCGACCATCACCGCGGTGGGGCCGCGCTGGCCGAGCACCACGTAGTAGTCGAGGAAGGCGTGGATCTGCGGCCACTGCTGGTACGGCCGGAAGAACATGACCTGCCAGTCGAGCCGGACGAGCCAGGAGGTGGTCACCACGGCCCACACG comes from the Streptomyces sp. SUK 48 genome and includes:
- a CDS encoding phosphatase PAP2 family protein, which produces MRTERNLTRRLDRVFARLDREPERPAHIDVPVMSRHRVVLFSATLAFYLAIVWAVVTTSWLVRLDWQVMFFRPYQQWPQIHAFLDYYVVLGQRGPTAVMVAAWLGWRSWRQHTLRPLLTLATSLLLLNITVGAAKYGMGRLGPHYATVIGSNEMVRGGDIFPSGHTANAVVTWGILAYLASTPRARRWLSAVSAITSLGVGLTTVYLGTHWLSDVLLGWAAGLLILLALPWFEQLIARTEMWLFDLRDRWRARRSRLVPEPAVPVAPVVLTGPRAAAAEQSAPAREPVSSTRASRGLAHLAPGPHTARSERSPVTPAGPRRPPGADRAPRGTSPARPLTGG